The following coding sequences lie in one Zingiber officinale cultivar Zhangliang chromosome 2B, Zo_v1.1, whole genome shotgun sequence genomic window:
- the LOC122045938 gene encoding uncharacterized protein LOC122045938 isoform X1 yields MDCDDSDFQSQNFQIIGEDNDGFPQSLQSYDPPKFDIDDHFQSHLRFDSLAESRLFLGIQGEENNWIEEFSPRHSAAAFGSSALQTCSITGNDDWSNTPSEIAQMLVKSIGDNEVNPQNMNTGSESHAIEDSAKNTLGLDEDIATANQHGVSLQIPNNEKSESVLNINSPDQKYHSVGEVVASESTVNEEVVASKSKVNEELASSSIELPKACLVADELLDVVQSKNQLDNSSVIGSFVDCGYPINKGCEMSSISVQSNIQNHPLPLFTNNASTKTSNLENSLATEQKKEDCPAVNVNKSSEPPESENKQSDTLPTFHGEHKPNDHNFQDEALNNDICVIKDSSGMAPTINSLMLPIEGSETVLSENSGLLEAIAYQVKSLNKDLETEDKRSTGTSQLPALAEEDGEKFVEVVIEKRTELCDIAAEPLNSSALVLEESQTFCSEEQRDLDVSKRVIDDNKWKIEFSSSVQTEISAVEDDTGSQIHPLTTHNLDIMQKEKIADNECLEAFTENSAKLNGAELTFVNKPSGLLEDRENKTSSSHEKLDPLSKTVCLVAESNVDNISHLEEKDNSTHSGGSNDNDFKNHSSTTETTQLSAPETQDHDIMMDVDETSIKDQAENTQLLHSEVEVIVEEKEVIVSSIPDSHSDGKDVQVASLSVVKCVIDSEILGEPRVIPDSDAKGPSMESFSDGQETSKTGEGRLAFSAGAYALSTCNSTEGENAKLALTSNSDKPKQTDIEFDTSNIGTNGFSQLPLHESNLNSCSFDSQGGKPSSYETNCGSLTVISCNEWNIEERSSTQYRERNSSLQNLAGSSLEALKFDSFEGTVQDSKMSTLGNDGNFTFVVPLDKSDPPEDSKKDQESISQIQSLEQHQISKEISQEHPSETVEEITSNPSLSVEDKKKKVSVRGTRKAGISKGDADENSQEKHSKGSKRTPRSTSSRASRNKTGKEDVQQCLYVDSNTKSSCSPTVQTSNLPDTSTSAPPLFHQPFTDLQQIQLRAQIFVYGSLIQGVLPDEACMLPAFGGTDGGRSLWEKTWRVASERFHNQKLLTSSSEQVVSCSPLSSKVLNCSAGRRDSKTPIAATKSSVVSFQSPFQSSSKDVLPSNITRGTYLESNQSLSPLHSYQTSQMRPYLTNSAPWFSPSPHHASWTVPSQSSPFDSAAQHSSAITSEIAQVMPARDSSKSLAANLQLTSHGALLPRQDTPSISSSLPSQIQNKEATPAGNKNPSIRDKSRKRKKNSALEESVLNISATQPQRDSASATCITSNLPSSLSFPLSSSSLSPNTSVGFVSTTSQAPTVPYYQILGSNSQQNVLSKETCTHIEQSKVQADSASAYAATAVKHSQTIWEQMTVQKSGLALEVEGKLASAAVAAAAAASVAKAAAEIAKVASEAAKQAKLMADEAVNSSYAENITQNTENSLDIGKSLLNLPVNDKINGLSVISAAREATRRRVEASSAAMKRAENLDAILKAAEMAAEAVSQVGTIIAMGDPLPLSISELVEAGPDDYWKRHRMTMKIDSESYSQAKKNSGLHIASDHELYAKQSAELLPSDHNKRPNSMPPGNQKSIPFEEHYEGHELQGSENIVSTETGSSPIQGSTIQTGSLVEVVAKEGGLRGAWFSAFVLDIKDGKAFVQYKDLLSAEGHDKLKEWIPLEFKGDQPPRIRVAHSLMVGMPEGTRKRRREALGNFNWAVGDRVDAWMRDGWWEGVVSEKNPDDETKLTVHFSGDDSSVVRAWNLRPSLCWQDDQWIEWSKEKITLETYEGDTPQEKRRKLGLIDNKNKEEIIEGGLNTCTNDSSKLEEINQLNLSAKDAIFSMGKNVGDGNNNDAFKVKRAGLLKDGPKVVFGVPKPGKRRKFMEVSKHYTADKIEKTAERSDSIKFAKYLIPQAPQPWRNSSKADTKGKQGTNLNTRVLKSLRSQNVQTKSSVGKDKSVTSASVSNGVEVSLKTSFSTGEKKSSLEVGSLPHFIGKVDVAVLGSSVQHVPAMPAPKKKSSSLELEIGGKEKSSSVVDQSSRSEVQGSENIVKRSADVTEPRRSNRRIQPTSRLLEGLQSSLLISKIPSFSHDKSTKTLHKGGPSSRGQSHR; encoded by the exons ATGGATTGTGATGATAGTGACTTCCAAAGCCAGAACTTTCAAATAATTGGAGAGGACAATGATGGGTTTCCCCAAAGTTTACAATCATATGATCCTCCAAAATTTGATATTGATGATCACTTTCAGTCTCATTTAAGGTTTGATAGTTTAGCTGAATCACGGCTTTTTCTTGGTATTCAAGGTGAAGAAAACAATTGGATTGAGGAGTTTTCTCCCAGACATAGTGCAGCAGCATTTGGTTCAAGTGCCTTGCAGACTTGTTCCATTACAGGGAACGACGATTGGTCCAATACTCCATCTGAAATTGCACAAATGCTAGTAAAATCTATTGGAGATAATGAGGTAAATCCACAAAACATGAATACAGGGTCAGAATCACATGCAATAGAAGACTCTGCTAAAAATACTCTGGGGTTGGATGAAGATATAGCTACAGCCAACCAGCATGGCGTTTCACTTCAAATTCCCAATAATGAAAAATCAGAATCTGTCTTGAATATAAATTCGCCTGACCAAAAGTATCATTCTGTTGGGGAGGTGGTTGCTTCAGAATCCACAGTTAATGAAGAGGTGGTTGCTTCAAAATCCAAAGTTAATGAAGAATTAGCTTCTTCATCAATTGAGTTACCTAAAGCATGTTTAGTTGCTGATGAGCTTCTTGATGTGGTTCAGAGCAAGAACCAGTTGGATAATTCATCGGTGATTGGTTCATTTGTTGATTGTGGCTATCCTATAAACAAGGGTTGTGAGATGAGTTCAATTTCTGTTCAAAGCAACATTCAGAATCATCCCTTGCCTTTATTCACTAATAATGCGAGTACTAAAACAAGTAATCTGGAAAACTCATTAGCAACAGAGCAAAAGAAGGAAGACTGCCCTGCGGTTAATGTGAATAAGAGCTCAGAACCTCCTGAATCTGAAAACAAACAGAGTGATACATTGCCTACTTTTCATGGTGAACATAAACCAAATGATCACAATTTTCAGGATGAGGCTCTTAATAATGATATTTGTGTTATTAAGGATTCTTCAGGAATGGCTCCGACGATCAATTCTCTGATGTTGCCAATTGAAGGGTCTGAAACTGTGCTCTCTGAGAACTCTGGGCTGCTGGAAGCTATTGCTTACCAGGTAAAATCTTTGAATAAAGACTTGGAGACAGAGGATAAAAGATCAACTGGCACTAGTCAGTTACCAGCTTTAGCAGAGGAGGATGGAGAGAAATTTGTTGAGGTTGTTATTGAGAAGAGAACTGAGCTCTGTGATATAGCAGCGGAACCTCTCAATTCTTCTGCCTTGGTGCTTGAGGAAAGTCAAACGTTTTGTTCCGAGGAACAGAGAGATCTTGATGTGTCCAAAAGAGTTATTGATGACAACAAATGGAAGATAGAGTTTTCATCTTCAGTTCAAACTGAAATATCTGCAGTTGAGGATGATACTGGTTCACAAATTCATCCTTTAACCACCCATAACTTGGATATTATGCAGAAAGAAAAGATTGCTGACAACGAATGCTTAGAAGCTTTTACTGAAAATTCTGCTAAGTTGAATGGCGCAGAACTTACTTTTGTCAACAAACCTTCTGGTTTGCTGGAGGATAGAGAAAATAAGACCTCTTCCTCTCACGAGAAATTGGATCCATTGAGCAAGACTGTTTGTTTGGTTGCTGAATCAAATGTGGACAACATTAGTCATTTGGAGGAAAAGGATAACTCTACACATTCAGGCGGTTCAAATGACAATGATTTTAAGAATCACTCTTCCACTACTGAGACTACACAATTATCTGCACCTGAAACACAGGACCACGATATCATGATGGATGTTGATGAGACATCAATCAAGGACCAAGCAG AAAATACCCAGCTGCTACACTCTGAGGTTGAAGTGATAGTAGAGGAGAAAGAAGTGATAGTGTCATCCATTCCAGATTCACACTCAGACGGGAAAGATGTACAGGTAGCTTCCCTGTCAGTTGTGAAATGTGTCATAGACAGTGAGATATTAGGAGAACCACGTGTGATACCAGATTCAGATGCAAAGGGCCCATCAATGGAGAGTTTTTCTGATGGACAAG AAACTTCCAAAACTGGTGAAGGTCGGTTAGCTTTTTCAGCTGGAGCATATGCTCTTTCCACTTGCAATAGCACAGAAGGGGAAAATGCAAAGTTAGCTTTGACAAGCAATTCTGACAAACCGAAACAGACTGATATAGAAT TTGATACGTCAAATATTGGTACAAATGGCTTTTCTCAGTTGCCTTTGCATGAAAGCAATCTCAATTCCTGCTCCTTTGACTCTCAAGGTGGAAAGCCAAGTTCATATGAAACAAATTGTGGTTCACTAACTGTTATTAGTTGCAATGAGTGGAACATTGAGGAAAGGAGTAGCACACAATATAGAGAAAGGAATAGTTCATTGCAAAATCTTGCAGGCTCTTCTTTAGAGGCATTAAAGTTTGATAGTTTTGAAGGCACTGTTCAAGATTCCAAAATGAGTACTTTAGGTAATGATGGAAACTTCACGTTTGTAGTCCCCCTAGACAAAAGTGATCCCCCAGAAGACAGCAAGAAGGATCAGGAATCCATCTCCCAAATTCAGTCCTTAGAACAGCATCAG ATTTCTAAGGAGATTTCTCAGGAACATCCAAGTGAAACTGTAGAAGAAATTACTAGCAATCCTAGCTTGAGTGTGGAAGACAAAAAGAAGAAAGTGTCTGTTCGTGGAACTAGGAAGGCAGGCATTTCAAAAGGAGACGCTGATGAGAATTCACAAGAAAAACATTCTAAAGGAAGCAAAAGGACACCACGTAGTACCTCTAGCAGAGCCTCACGAAACAAAACTGGCAAAGAAGATGTACAACAATGTCTCTATGTTGATTCTAATACTAAATCTTCCTGTTCTCCAACTGTTCAAACATCTAATCTGCCAGACACGAGCACATCAGCGCCGCCGCTATTTCATCAGCCTTTCACAGATTTACAGCAAATACAATTGCGTGCTCAAATATTTGTCTATGGCTCTCTCAT ACAAGGAGTGCTGCCCGATGAGGCTTGTATGCTTCCAGCCTTCGGAGGAACTG ATGGAGGAAGGAGCTTATGGGAGAAAACATGGCGTGTTGCTTCAGAAAGGTTTCATAACCAGAAATTACTAACAAGTAGTTCAG AACAAGTTGTCAGCTGCAGCCCTCTTTCAAGCAAGGTTCTTAATTGCTCTGCTGGTAGGAGGGACAGTAAAACCCCAATTGCAGCTACAAAAAGTTCCGTTGTTTCTTTCCAATCACCATTCCAGAGTTCATCAAAGGATGTTTTACCCTCAAATATCACAAGAGGCACCTACTTGGAATCCAATCAATCTCTGTCGCCGTTACATTCATATCAAACTTCTCAGATGAGACCGTACTTAACCAATTCTGCACCTTGGTTTTCTCCTAGTCCTCACCATGCTTCCTGGACTGTTCCCTCACAAAGTTCACCTTTTGATTCCGCTGCACAGCATTCTTCTGCAATAACTTCTGAAATAGCTCAAGTAATGCCTGCAAGAGACTCTTCTAAATCTCTTGCTGCAAATTTGCAGCTTACCTCACATGGTGCCTTGCTGCCTCGTCAAGATACTCCAAGTATTTCTTCGTCATTGCCAAGTCAGATTCAAAATAAGGAAGCAACTCCTGCAGGAAATAAAAACCCTTCAATTAGGGACAAATCcagaaagaggaaaaaaaattctGCGTTAGAGGAGTCCGTGTTGAATATTTCAGCTACCCAACCTCAACGAGATTCTGCTTCTGCCACTTGTATCACTAGTAATCTGCCTAGTTCTTTATCCTTTCCTCTATCTTCTAGTTCTCTAAGTCCTAATACATCTGTTGGCTTTGTTTCAACTACATCTCAAGCACCAACTGTTCCTTACTACCAAATATTGGGCAGTAATTCTCAACAGAATGTCCTCTCAAAAGAGACCTGTACTCATATTGAGCAATCAAAAGTGCAAGCTGACAGTGCTTCTGCTTATGCTGCCACTGCTGTTAAGCACAGCCAAACTATTTGGGAGCAGATGACTGTTCAGAAGTCAGGCCTCGCATTGGAGGTTGAAGGGAAACTTGCCTCTGCAGCTGTTGCAGCTGCAGCAGCTGCTTCTGTAGCAAAGGCAGCTGCAGAAATTGCCAAGGTTGCATCTGAGGCTGCAAAACAGGCTAAGTTGATGGCAGATGAGGCAGTTAATTCGTCATATGCTGAAAATATTACTCAAAACACTGAAAATAGTCTTGATATTGGAAAAAGTTTGCTTAACTTGCCAGTTAATGACAAAATTAATGGTCTTTCAGTTATTTCTGCTGCACGAGAGGCTACAAGGAGGAGGGTAGAAGCATCCTCTGCAGCCATGAAGCGGGCTGAAAACTTGGATGCCATACTGAAAGCTGCAGAAATGGCTGCAGAAGCTGTGTCCCAAGTTGGAACGATCATTGCAATGGGGGACCCTCTGCCATTGTCGATAAGTGAATTAGTAGAAGCTGGACCTGATGATTATTGGAAACGTCATCGTATGACTATGAAAATTGATTCTGAATCATATTCACAGGCCAAGAAGAATTCAGGTTTGCATATAGCAAGTGACCATGAGTTATACGCAAAACAATCAGCTGAATTATTGCCATCAGATCATAACAAGAGACCAAATTCTATGCCTCCTGGCAATCAGAAATCCATACCATTTGAGGAACATTATGAAG GGCATGAGTTACAAGGCAGTGAAAATATTGTTTCAACTGAAACTGGGAGCAGTCCtatacaaggaagtaccattcAGACAGGCTCCCTTGTTGAG GTTGTAGCTAAAGAAGGTGGCCTTCGAGGAGCTTGGTTTTCTGCATTTGTCCTTGATATCAAAGATGGTAAAGCATTTGTGCAGTACAAGGATCTTCTGTCTGCTGAAG GTCATGACAAGCTCAAGGAGTGGATACCACTTGAATTCAAAGGTGACCAACCTCCCAGAATACGTGTAGCACATAGCTTAATGGTAGGTATGCCAGAAGGAACAAGGAAGCGGCGGAGAGAGGCTCTAGGCAATTTCAATTGGGCAGTTGGTGACAGAGTAGATGCATGGATGCGTGATGG TTGGTGGGAAGGTGTTGTCAGTGAGAAGAATCCAGATGATGAAACCAAGTTAACTGTACACTTTTCAG GGGATGACTCCTCAGTTGTTCGAGCTTGGAACTTACGACCTTCACTTTGTTGGCAAGATGATCAATGGATAGAATGGTCTAAAGAAAAAATCACTCTTGAAACCTATGAG GGAGATACACCCCAGGAGAAACGGCGAAAGCTTGGGCTAATAgataacaaaaataaagaagaaatAATTGAGGGAGGATTGAATACTTGCACAAATGACTCGAGCAAGTTGGAAGAGATAAACCAACTTAATTTATCAGCAAAGGATGCAATATTTTCCATGGGGAAGAATGTTGGTGATGGTAATAACAATGATGCATTTAAGGTCAAACGGGCAGGCCTTCTGAAAGATGGACCAAAGGTGGTGTTTGGTGTTCCTAAGCCTGGAAAAAGACGCAAGTTTATGGAAGTTAGCAAACACTACACAGCTGATAAAATTGAGAAAACAGCTGAAAGGAGTGATTCGATAAAGTTTGCAAAATATTTGATTCCCCAAGCACCTCAGCCATGGAGGAATAGCTCCAAAGCAGACACTAAAGGAAAGCAAGGCACCAACTTGAATACCAGAGTCCTCAAATCTTTGAGGTCACAGAATGTTCAGACCAAAAGTTCTGTGGGTAAGGATAAGTCAGTTACCAGTGCTTCTGTCTCAAATGGAGTAGAAGTGAGTCTTAAAACTTCTTTTAGCACTGGAGAGAAGAAGAGTTCATTAGAAGTTGGTTCTCTTCCACATTTTATTGGTAAAGTAGATGTTGCAGTCCTCGGGTCCTCTGTGCAGCATGTACCAGCTATGCCAGCAcctaagaagaaatcctcttctcTTGAGCTTGAAATAGGGGGAAAAGAAAAGAGTTCATCTGTTGTGGACCAGTCATCCAGATCTGAAGTGCAAGGTTCTGAAAATATTGTAAAAAGATCTGCTGATGTTACTGAACCCCGGAGATCGAATCGTAGAATTCAGCCAACATCAAGA TTACTGGAGGGATTGCAAAGCTCTCTGCTCATATCAAAGATTCCCAGTTTTTCACACGATAAAAGTACCAAGACCTTGCATAAAGGTGGACCATCTTCTAGAG GTCAGAGTCACAGATGA